Proteins from a genomic interval of Papaver somniferum cultivar HN1 chromosome 4, ASM357369v1, whole genome shotgun sequence:
- the LOC113272677 gene encoding uncharacterized protein LOC113272677: MNLPWLVIGDFNTVLRIYEKKGGRSPLGVEMQDFHDQWCYKAGVGGVSCLNVSKPKNIPFGIFKVWLEEDSFKELIQDAWNGNIHGNPAYVFMNNMKLMKIKIREWNWNVFGDVKVKMKEAEQEMMKASLLSDNDPSNISLLNDLVCARGVITEEDNMMLETVPSGQEIKEVVFSLNVDSAPGPDGFPGFFYRYAWDIIREGMIKTIQYCWNNGFIPRGMNSNFLFLIPKVKCARKPNQYRPIGLSNFSFKIFTKIITSRMYGLLEKVVSSQQGSFVKGRCIQEKIMLASEMVNVLDIKRRGVLVNGGPVGFFSVSRGLRQGDPLSPILFVVAEDVLSRTLSKLVKEKKIMPMVNRGGVQPTHILFADDVFLFFNGHKKNIHSDMNLLRDYQVSSG, translated from the exons ATGAATTTACCTTGGTTAGTTATAGGTGATTTTAACACAGTTTTAAGAATTTATGAGAAAAAGGGTGGTAGATCTCCTTTGGGAGTGGAAATGCAGGATTTCCATGATC AATGGTGTTATAAAGCTGGAGTGGGGGGAGTTTCTTGTTTGAATGTTAGTAAACCAAAGAATATCCCATTCGGGATTTTCAAAGTTTGGTTGGAAGAAGATAGTTTTAAGGAGTTAATTCAAGATGCTTGGAATGGGAACATACATGGAAACCCTGCTTATGTATTTATGAACAATATGAAGTTAATGAAGATAAAAAtcagggaatggaattggaatgtgTTTGGAGATGTTAAAGTCAAAATGAAAGAAGctgaacaagagatgatgaaagCTTCGTTATTATCTGACAATGATCCTAGTAATATCTCTTTGTTAAATGATTTAGTGTGTGCCAGAG GGGTAATAACAGAAGAAGATAATATGATGTTAGAGACTGTTCCTTCAGGCCAAGAAATTAAAGAGGTTGTTTTTTCTTTGAATGTTGATAGTGcaccaggaccagatggttttccTGGTTTTTTCTATAGATATGCTTGGGATATTATAAGAGAAGGAATGATAAAAACAATACAGTATTGTTGGAACAATGGTTTTATTCCTAGGGGTATGAACTCTAACTTTCTTTTCCTAATTCCCAAAGTAAAATGTGCAAGGAAACCTAATCAGTATAGACCTATTGGTCTAAGCAATTTCagctttaagatttttactaaaataatAACATCAAGGATGTATGGTTTGCTGGAGAAAGTAGTTTCATCTCAACAAGGTTCCTTTGTAAAAGGAAGATGTATTCAAGAGAAAATTATGCTTGCTTCTGAGATGGTAAATGTGTTGGATATTAAAAGAAGAGGAG TTCTAGTTAATGGAGGGCCAGTTGGTTTCTTTTCAGTTAGTAGGGGGTTGAGACagggtgatccattatcaccAATTCTGTTTGTTGTTGCTGAAGATGTTCTAAGTAGAACCTTGAGTAAACTAGtgaaagagaaaaagataatgccAATGGTTAATAGAGGAGGAGTTCAACCAACTCACATTCTTTTTGCTGATGATGTGTTTTTATTCTTTAATGGGCATAAAAAGAATATCCATTCAGATATGAATTTGCTTAGGGATTACCAAGTTTCTTCTGGTTAA
- the LOC113273976 gene encoding flavin-containing monooxygenase FMO GS-OX-like 9: protein MVSERNPCSNHVCVIGAGPSGLVAARELRKEGHTPIVLEQNYDIGGQWLYEPRVENEHPLGKNDTLKVHSSMYASLRLTSPREIMGFSDFPFLIKKGRDMRRFPGHKELLLYLRDFVEWFKLRDMIRFNTKVEYVGMLDFVKFGKEKWIVRSKDMRDEKSIEEVFDAVIVATGHYSQPRLPNIKGMDSWRRKQMHSHIYRIPDPFRNEVVVVVGNSLSGTDISMELVGVAKEIHLSAKSLEITEGLSKVLSKHKKHLLLHPQVESLREDGRVLFVDGSWVMADSIIYCTGYSYSFPFLDTKGMVVIDDDRVGPLFEHTFPPSLAPSLSFVGIPRKIIGFPFFESQAKWIAQVLSGKRTLPSWEDMMESIKVFYKSRDIEGIPKHNTHDICSFEYCEKYGDYCDFPHLEEWRKELCLAALKNSFANLETYRDSWNDDELVQEAHHSPHFTQLGPEAFDM, encoded by the exons ATGGTATCGGAGCGAAACCCATGTTCAAACCACGTTTGTGTCATCGGTGCAGGTCCATCCGGACTCGTGGCAGCAAGAGAACTGAGAAAAGAAGGTCATACTCCAATAGTTTTGGAACAAAACTATGATATAGGAGGGCAATGGTTGTATGAACCAAGAGTTGAAAATGAACATCCATTGGGGAAGAATGATACCCTTAAAGTTCATAGTAGTATGTATGCTTCTCTGAGACTAACTTCACCAAGAGAAATTATGGGTTTTAGTGATTTCCCGTTCTTGATTAAAAAAGGTAGAGATATGAGAAGGTTTCCTGGTCATAAAGAACTACTCTTGTATTTAAGAGATTTTGTCGAGTGGTTTAAATTAAGAGATATGATTAGATTCAATACTAAAGTTGAATACGTGGGTATGTTAGATTTTGTTAAATTTGGTAAAGAAAAATGGATTGTTAGATCAAAAGACATGCGCGACGAGAAATCCATTGAAGAAGTTTTTGATGCTGTTATTGTAGCTACTGGTCATTACTCTCAACCAAGGTTGCCAAACATTAAAG GAATGGATTCATGGAGAAGGAAGCAAATGcatagtcatatttataggattcCTGATCCATTTCGCAATGAGGTCGTTGTGGTTGTGGGAAACTCATTAAGCGGAACAGATATATCAATGGAACTAGTTGGTGTTGCAAAAGAAATTCATCTTAGTGCCAAATCTCTTGAAATCACTGAGGGTTTATCCAAAGTTCTTTCTAAACATAAAAAACACTTACTCCTCCATCCACAG GTAGAGTCCCTTCGAGAAGATGGACGAGTTTTGTTCGTTGATGGTTCTTGGGTCATGGCTGATTCAATAATTTATTGCACAGG GTACTCTTATTCGTTCCCGTTTCTTGACACTAAAGGAATGGTGGTCATAGATGATGATCGAGTAGGACCTTTATTTGAACACACTTTTCCTCCTTCACTTGCTCCTTCTCTCTCTTTTGTTGGCATTCCTAGAAAG ATTATAGGGTTTCCTTTCTTTGAATCTCAAGCAAAATGGATAGCTCAAGTATTGTCTGGCAAAAGAACATTGCCATCATGGGAAGATATGATGGAATCCATTAAAGTGTTTTATAAATCAAGGGATATTGAAGGAATACCAAAACATAATACTCATGATATTTGTAGCTTTGAG TATTGTGAGAAATATGGAGATTACTGTGatttcccacatttggaagaatgGCGGAAAGAACTTTGTTTGGCAGCTCTAAAAAACTCATTTGCAAACTTGGAAACATATCGCGATTCTTGGAATGACGATGAACTAGTTCAAGAAGCTCATCATAGTCCTCATTTCACCCAACTTGGACCTGAAGCATTTGATATGTAA